From Echinicola soli, a single genomic window includes:
- a CDS encoding rod shape-determining protein MreD: MNSRTVIASIGGIFLYFIIQVLVLKNLVLFGVAFCFLYAIYLLLLPIEIKTIPLMVIAFVLGFSIDIFYDSLGIHTASAVMMAFFRKPWLTVITPTGGYDTNTPPTLLNMGIGWFLVYSLPLILLHHLTFFLIDNLGTSLYIPMIYKTLSSTVFTFIIGMIVQVLFYKKRRGI, from the coding sequence ATGAATAGCAGAACAGTCATCGCTTCTATCGGAGGTATTTTTCTATATTTTATCATCCAAGTTTTGGTGCTGAAAAACTTGGTGCTTTTTGGCGTGGCTTTTTGTTTTCTTTATGCCATTTATCTGTTATTGCTTCCCATTGAAATCAAGACCATCCCGTTAATGGTAATTGCTTTTGTCCTGGGCTTTTCGATTGATATATTTTACGATAGTTTGGGTATCCATACCGCTAGTGCAGTGATGATGGCTTTTTTTAGAAAACCCTGGCTTACGGTCATTACGCCCACCGGCGGCTATGACACTAACACTCCACCAACACTGCTCAACATGGGCATAGGTTGGTTTTTGGTGTACAGCCTTCCACTTATCCTCCTGCATCACTTGACATTCTTTCTTATTGATAATCTAGGGACTTCCTTGTATATTCCGATGATTTACAAAACGCTGAGCAGCACGGTTTTTACGTTTATCATTGGAATGATCGTTCAGGTTTTGTTCTATAAGAAAAGGAGAGGCATCTAA
- the mreC gene encoding rod shape-determining protein MreC, with amino-acid sequence MQRILLFLYSIRAFLLFITLETVAIWLIVSYNSPQGAVFFNSSNSFTGAFLSTKDNFTEYFTLGRSNEELAKKNALLMKQLANLRPVKDSVNIPLDSLMESTYEFRSAKVINNSINLRNNHITLNRGAEDGIKEGMGVFNGDGIVGRVKGVSSHYASVISLLHTDLLVSSKIKSTDVFGSTQWDGKNPQKAKLKYVPRHVQVTHGDTVVTSGYNAVFPEGILVGTVDSVSNGTETNYLDITIELAANFSTLTYVYLVENNREVELDSLQEITEIINE; translated from the coding sequence ATGCAACGCATTTTATTATTTCTATATAGTATAAGGGCCTTCTTGCTGTTTATCACGCTGGAAACTGTTGCCATTTGGTTGATCGTTTCTTATAATTCACCACAAGGAGCCGTCTTCTTTAACAGCTCCAATAGCTTTACCGGAGCGTTTCTAAGCACCAAAGATAATTTCACCGAGTACTTTACCTTGGGCAGGTCCAACGAAGAACTGGCTAAAAAGAATGCACTGCTGATGAAGCAGCTGGCCAACTTGCGCCCTGTCAAGGACAGTGTGAACATCCCCCTGGACAGTCTGATGGAAAGCACCTATGAATTTAGATCAGCTAAGGTCATCAATAATTCCATTAACCTGCGGAATAACCACATCACCTTAAACAGAGGTGCTGAAGACGGCATCAAAGAAGGCATGGGGGTATTCAATGGTGATGGCATCGTGGGACGTGTAAAAGGTGTCAGCAGTCATTATGCCTCAGTCATTTCCTTGCTCCATACCGACCTCTTGGTTTCTTCAAAGATAAAATCCACAGATGTCTTTGGGTCTACCCAGTGGGACGGTAAAAATCCGCAAAAAGCCAAACTCAAATACGTCCCTAGGCACGTACAAGTGACCCACGGCGACACTGTGGTCACTTCTGGTTACAATGCCGTATTCCCAGAAGGGATTCTGGTAGGAACGGTGGATTCGGTCAGCAATGGGACAGAAACAAATTATCTGGATATTACCATAGAATTGGCGGCAAACTTTAGCACGCTTACATATGTATATCTTGTAGAAAACAATCGGGAAGTGGAATTGGATTCCCTTCAAGAAATCACCGAAATCATCAATGAATAG
- a CDS encoding 2Fe-2S iron-sulfur cluster-binding protein, whose protein sequence is MPKIIIENLYHKEISSKGSDYKVIEIIHDNYVDWMHACGKKGRCTTCMMIVEDGMENLSELTEREAYFQKLGKLKPNQRLTCQARLNKGTLRIRVNERYKLPHMDYGE, encoded by the coding sequence ATGCCTAAAATAATAATTGAAAACTTATACCACAAGGAGATTTCCTCAAAAGGATCCGATTACAAAGTTATCGAAATTATCCATGATAATTATGTAGATTGGATGCATGCTTGTGGAAAAAAAGGACGCTGCACCACTTGCATGATGATCGTGGAAGATGGGATGGAAAACCTTTCCGAGCTCACCGAAAGGGAAGCTTATTTTCAAAAACTGGGAAAGCTTAAGCCTAACCAACGGCTAACATGCCAGGCTCGCCTAAATAAAGGCACCCTCCGCATCCGTGTCAATGAACGGTACAAGTTGCCACACATGGATTACGGCGAATAA
- a CDS encoding thymidine kinase, with protein sequence MFIEPVIGNNNPKNKKGHIEVICGSMFSGKTEELIRRLNRALIAKQKVEIFKPAIDTRYHERNVVSHNETEIRSTPVQFADDIMLLTGECDVVGIDEVQFFDEQIVRVANRLAIAGKRVIMAGLDMDFEGKPFDPMPQLLASAEYVTKVHAICMKCGDLASYSYRLTPAKEKVVLGEKDSYEARCRKCFYENKS encoded by the coding sequence ATGTTCATAGAACCAGTTATAGGGAATAATAACCCAAAAAATAAAAAAGGGCATATTGAAGTGATCTGCGGATCGATGTTTTCTGGGAAAACAGAGGAGCTTATCCGTCGTCTAAACAGGGCCCTCATCGCCAAGCAAAAAGTGGAAATCTTCAAACCTGCCATAGACACTCGCTACCATGAACGTAACGTGGTGTCACATAATGAAACGGAGATCAGGTCTACACCCGTCCAATTCGCCGATGACATCATGTTGCTCACCGGGGAATGCGACGTAGTAGGAATCGATGAAGTCCAATTCTTCGATGAGCAGATCGTACGTGTGGCCAACAGACTGGCTATTGCGGGTAAACGCGTGATCATGGCTGGTTTGGATATGGATTTTGAAGGGAAACCCTTTGACCCAATGCCACAGCTTTTGGCCAGTGCTGAGTATGTCACGAAAGTGCATGCCATCTGCATGAAATGTGGCGACTTGGCTTCGTACAGTTACCGGCTAACACCGGCCAAGGAAAAAGTCGTACTCGGTGAAAAAGACAGCTACGAGGCCCGTTGTCGAAAGTGTTTCTACGAAAACAAGTCTTAA
- the mrdA gene encoding penicillin-binding protein 2, whose translation MNENRHSVIVIVIIIVGVILLSKLFMIQVVDDSFLRRAERNAVQRIIDYPYRGLISDRNSELLVYNNPVFDLMVIPQEFSIKDTAKFCDIFQIEKQKLIERYTAAKKYSWVKPSPLIKQISTTDFAKIQDYLIDYPGLFVMTRSVRAYPDSIAASALGYIAEIIPRQMERDSLHYYNQGDYIGHSGLESYYEKILRGKKGAKYKMVNVRGVDKGSFKNGTLDTASVAGLNLQSTIDMQLQQYGEKLMKGKRGSVVAIEPKTGEILSIISAPVYDPNLLAGAAYSKNYNILLSDTTKPLFIRPIQAKYPPGSIFKVVQSLIGLQWGTLTPNTTYACNKALVACHNHPSPVNLFGAIRNSCNPYYYQAFRQMINQEISSNTYTDTQIGLDKWHEAVEKFGLGHELGVDLPYENSGSVPSSSLYDRIYGKGRWKYSTIYSLSIGQGEMEVTPLQMANLAAIFANKGYYYTPHLIKAINGDPGKIPEEYTTKHDVGVAAHHFDMVQNAMAEALYGTAMRAIIKDITIAGKTGTAQNPHGEDHSVFIAFAPKEDPKIAIAVYVENAGWGGRAAASTASLMIEKYLRGHIERPALEEYVLVGDFGD comes from the coding sequence ATGAACGAAAACAGACACAGTGTCATCGTCATCGTTATCATTATCGTTGGGGTAATCCTGCTGAGTAAATTGTTTATGATCCAAGTGGTCGATGATAGTTTCCTGAGGCGTGCCGAGCGAAATGCCGTCCAGCGAATAATAGATTACCCCTACAGGGGTTTGATCTCTGACCGAAACAGTGAACTTTTGGTCTATAACAATCCTGTGTTTGACCTGATGGTCATTCCACAGGAGTTCAGCATTAAGGACACAGCAAAATTCTGTGACATCTTTCAGATCGAAAAGCAAAAACTTATCGAACGGTACACTGCTGCAAAAAAATACTCATGGGTAAAACCTTCCCCGCTCATCAAGCAAATTTCGACTACCGATTTTGCGAAAATCCAGGATTACCTGATCGACTACCCGGGTTTGTTCGTCATGACCAGATCGGTAAGGGCATACCCTGACTCCATCGCTGCAAGTGCACTGGGATACATCGCTGAGATAATACCCCGTCAAATGGAAAGGGACTCGCTACATTATTATAACCAAGGAGACTATATTGGTCACTCTGGACTGGAATCTTACTATGAAAAGATCCTTCGGGGTAAAAAGGGAGCCAAATACAAAATGGTCAATGTCCGAGGTGTAGACAAAGGCTCCTTCAAAAACGGCACATTAGACACCGCCTCTGTGGCAGGACTGAATCTGCAATCTACTATCGATATGCAATTACAGCAGTACGGCGAAAAACTTATGAAAGGGAAAAGGGGCTCTGTGGTGGCGATAGAACCAAAGACCGGAGAGATCCTATCCATAATCTCCGCACCGGTATATGATCCGAACTTGCTCGCTGGTGCTGCCTACAGTAAAAATTACAACATTTTGCTATCGGACACGACCAAGCCACTATTCATCAGGCCAATTCAGGCAAAATATCCTCCAGGGTCAATCTTCAAAGTAGTCCAGTCTTTAATCGGCCTACAATGGGGGACTTTGACACCAAACACTACTTATGCCTGTAACAAAGCCTTGGTGGCCTGCCACAATCACCCGAGTCCTGTCAACTTATTTGGCGCTATTAGAAATTCATGTAATCCTTACTATTATCAGGCCTTCAGGCAAATGATCAACCAGGAAATATCCTCCAACACCTATACAGATACACAGATCGGTCTGGACAAGTGGCACGAAGCCGTGGAAAAATTTGGACTTGGCCATGAACTTGGGGTAGACTTACCATATGAAAACAGTGGCAGTGTTCCTTCCAGCTCACTTTACGATAGGATTTATGGAAAAGGCAGATGGAAATACAGCACCATCTATTCCCTGTCAATAGGGCAAGGAGAGATGGAGGTAACACCTCTCCAAATGGCCAACTTAGCCGCAATATTTGCCAATAAGGGTTATTATTATACTCCACACCTCATCAAAGCCATCAATGGGGATCCAGGTAAAATCCCCGAGGAATATACTACCAAACATGATGTCGGCGTGGCGGCCCACCATTTTGACATGGTACAGAATGCCATGGCGGAAGCACTTTATGGCACAGCCATGCGTGCTATTATCAAGGACATCACCATTGCCGGAAAAACAGGGACTGCCCAGAACCCTCACGGGGAAGATCACTCGGTTTTCATAGCGTTTGCACCAAAAGAGGACCCCAAGATCGCTATTGCCGTTTACGTGGAAAACGCAGGCTGGGGAGGACGAGCGGCTGCCAGTACCGCCAGCTTGATGATTGAAAAATATTTGAGAGGACATATAGAAAGACCGGCACTCGAGGAGTATGTACTGGTCGGAGATTTCGGAGACTAA
- the rodA gene encoding rod shape-determining protein RodA, translating into MRQNDLYINKIDWLSILLYGALVMIGWFNIYAAVYDEQAAKSIFDFSINSGKQLVWIGTAVLLITVIMVADYRLFDNLSLILYGIFLLILLLTPFIGKEINGQRAWFEIGPFRLQPGEFAKFATALALAKFIEKPSFDLSQPKFQLQAILVILLPVSLIMLQPDTGTAMVYMAFFIMLYREGMPQKYYVFALVFIAISLLSLAVDNNLYIALPVAGLTLILILLGKKNWQRIVTLCLIGIAIIAYSYSLDLVVSKLPQHQQNRIMVLFNPDIDPLGVGWNVTQSKIAIGSGGFWGKGYLEGTQTKFDFVPEQHTDFIFCTLGEEFGWIGSLVVVFLFAALLIRLVFLAERQKTRFSRVYGYCVISILLFHFMINISMTIGLFPVVGIPLPFFSYGGSSLWSFTILLFIFIKLDSHRIQLLGRMN; encoded by the coding sequence GTGAGACAAAACGACCTATATATCAATAAAATTGACTGGCTGAGCATATTGCTCTACGGAGCTTTGGTGATGATCGGCTGGTTTAATATCTATGCTGCGGTATATGATGAGCAGGCAGCCAAAAGCATCTTCGACTTCAGCATTAACAGCGGAAAACAGTTAGTCTGGATCGGTACGGCCGTGCTCTTGATTACGGTCATCATGGTGGCTGACTATCGCCTCTTTGATAATCTTAGCCTTATTCTATATGGAATTTTCCTGCTTATTCTTTTGCTTACCCCCTTTATCGGAAAGGAGATCAATGGACAGCGAGCCTGGTTTGAAATAGGGCCATTCCGATTGCAGCCCGGGGAATTTGCCAAATTTGCTACAGCACTTGCCTTGGCCAAATTCATCGAAAAACCTTCCTTTGATCTGAGCCAGCCCAAATTCCAACTTCAAGCTATTCTCGTCATCTTGCTGCCTGTTTCACTCATCATGCTTCAGCCAGATACTGGTACGGCGATGGTTTACATGGCATTTTTCATCATGCTCTACCGGGAAGGAATGCCGCAGAAGTACTATGTCTTTGCATTGGTATTTATCGCTATATCCCTACTCTCGCTGGCGGTGGACAATAATCTATACATTGCACTTCCGGTGGCCGGCCTTACCCTTATCCTGATCTTACTGGGCAAGAAAAACTGGCAGCGCATCGTGACATTATGCTTGATCGGAATCGCGATCATTGCTTATTCATACAGTCTTGACTTGGTCGTTTCCAAACTGCCCCAACACCAGCAAAACAGGATTATGGTGCTCTTTAACCCTGACATTGATCCCTTAGGTGTAGGTTGGAATGTCACGCAGTCCAAAATCGCGATCGGTTCTGGTGGCTTTTGGGGAAAAGGCTATCTGGAAGGCACCCAAACGAAATTTGATTTCGTGCCAGAACAGCATACTGACTTTATCTTTTGCACCCTTGGAGAAGAATTTGGCTGGATTGGTAGCCTGGTGGTGGTGTTCCTATTTGCAGCCTTACTGATCCGGCTGGTCTTCTTGGCTGAGCGACAAAAGACACGTTTCTCGAGAGTTTATGGCTACTGCGTCATATCCATTTTACTTTTTCACTTTATGATCAATATTTCCATGACGATTGGACTCTTTCCCGTAGTAGGGATCCCATTGCCATTTTTCAGCTATGGAGGCTCCTCGCTATGGTCATTCACCATCCTGCTATTTATCTTTATCAAACTGGATTCCCACCGCATCCAGTTGCTGGGAAGAATGAATTAA
- the recO gene encoding DNA repair protein RecO, protein MIKKTQGIVIHYIKFRESSIIVKIFTRDLGLKSYIVNGVRSARSKSKMALYQPLSLLDLVVYDKENASINRISEVKLAYPFQRIPFDFYRSGVAMFVGEILSKSIYENYQNEYLFDFIYQSVTFLDSEPISLSTYPLSFLLETSGFLGFAPDSAGEFFEQVHPDVNDGSFALEEKKFFTQLLKNPFDPSIKIPPSVRKSLLDDLLTFYKLHLDTFFEVRSLEVLRNLM, encoded by the coding sequence ATGATCAAGAAAACCCAAGGCATCGTCATCCACTACATAAAATTCCGTGAATCTTCCATCATCGTGAAGATCTTTACGCGGGATTTAGGGCTAAAGAGCTATATTGTCAATGGGGTCAGAAGCGCAAGGTCAAAATCAAAAATGGCACTTTATCAGCCACTCAGCCTACTTGACTTGGTTGTTTACGACAAAGAAAATGCCTCTATCAACCGCATCTCGGAAGTGAAATTGGCCTATCCATTTCAGCGAATACCGTTTGATTTTTACCGTTCCGGAGTGGCCATGTTTGTGGGGGAAATCTTAAGCAAATCAATTTATGAAAACTATCAAAATGAATACCTGTTTGATTTCATCTATCAATCGGTCACTTTTTTGGACAGTGAGCCCATTAGTTTAAGCACTTATCCTCTTTCGTTCTTACTGGAAACCTCTGGTTTTTTGGGGTTTGCCCCTGATTCTGCTGGGGAATTCTTTGAACAAGTACATCCTGATGTAAATGATGGATCCTTCGCCCTGGAAGAAAAAAAATTCTTTACTCAACTACTAAAAAACCCATTTGATCCTTCCATAAAAATACCCCCATCTGTTAGAAAAAGTTTACTTGATGATTTACTGACCTTTTATAAACTACACTTGGACACTTTTTTCGAGGTGCGATCACTGGAAGTTTTAAGGAACTTGATGTAG